Proteins encoded in a region of the Anopheles aquasalis chromosome 2, idAnoAquaMG_Q_19, whole genome shotgun sequence genome:
- the LOC126581274 gene encoding transcription factor mef2A-like: MINHMSFLVIGSVAVLLLICNDRTTQANPVPARILGKYVLSYQPPGTSGRDASPHLDDPSDQDVETNGLDSGEHEVDDNEHNRYRYQQQYYQAQQQHQQQQQFQHQEQQQHQQQFQQPQYEEPDSREDETDDAEDSEAAGATHHHMTTYIRHHGGGTRHHHQHQHHQHNHYPSVDSASEEEEDTSASEESPSVYEPIRAYKKGKKPKPSSSSSSATTYGGTNPHSHHYHTHHQQQQHHHHHHHHSSYSAPKGAASSSVYHHPQLIHAYQILHGSGHGGGGGGVRQLPTSHEYGVGDERTSSEEQDEDDDDDSDEDFHSGAAIGAAAGTGGYGHHGYGVGTGPTVIHTKGRTIPISQHVEIETPVAVPYVKKIHVPIPQEVKVRIPHPVLVPIPRPYPVHIPVSQPVAVPDIKEITVPIERVVPYPVEKKIPVPIEKPVPYPVEKHVPVYLPQPIPVRVPIVKTIIHKVKQQTASGPAPPPGSGSGGGGFW, encoded by the exons atgatcaatcat ATGAGTTTTCTTGTCATCGGAAGCGTGGCAGTTCTGTTGCTGATTTGCAACGACCGAACAACCCAAGCAAACCCAGTGCCAGCCAGAATTTTGGGAAAATATGTCCTTTCGTATCAACCGCCGGGAACTAGTGGGAGGGATGCGTCTCCTCACCTGGACGATCCTTCGGATCAGGATGTGGAAACGAATGGATTGGACAGTGGAGAGCACGAAGTGGACGACAATGAGCATAACCGCTATCGGTATCAGCAGCAATATTAtcaagcacaacaacaacaccaacagcagcaacagttccagcaccaggagcagcagcagcaccagcaacagttccAACAACCACAGTATGAGGAGCCTGATTCACGTGAGGATGAAACCGATGATGCGGAAGACTCGGAAGCGGCCGGTGCCACCCATCACCACATGACGACCTACATCCGGCACCACGGAGGTGGTACgcgtcatcaccaccagcatcagcatcatcagcacaatCACTACCCCTCCGTCGACTCCGCAagtgaggaggaagaggatacGAGCGCCAGCGAAGAGTCTCCCAGCGTGTACGAGCCAATACGGGCGTACAAGAAGGGCAAGAAGCCCAagccttcctcctcctcgtcctcggccACAACCTACGGTGGCACCAATCCCCACAGTCATCACTATCACacgcaccatcagcaacagcagcatcatcatcatcatcatcatcattcgagcTACTCGGCACCAAAGGGTGCCGCTTCATCCTCAGTCTACCACCATCCGCAACTCATTCATGCGTACCAGATCCTGCACGGTAGTGggcatggcggtggtggtggtggtgtccgcCAGCTGCCCACCTCCCACGAGTATGGCGTCGGAGATGAAAGAACCAGCAGTGAGGAGcaggacgaggatgatgacgacgattccGACGAAGATTTCCACAGTGGAGCAGCCATCGGAGCGGCAGCAGGAACCGGAGGTTATGGTCATCATGGGTATGGCGTAGGCACCGGACCGACGGTCATTCACACGAAAGGCCGCACGATACCGATCAGCCAGCACGTCGAGATCGAAACACCGGTCGCGGTACCGTACGTGAAGAAGATCCACGTGCCGATACCGCAGGAGGTGAAGGTGCGGATCCCCCATCCGGTGCTGGTACCGATCCCACGGCCCTACCCGGTCCACATACCCGTCTCGCAGCCGGTGGCCGTTCCGGACATCAAGGAGATCacggtaccgatcgaacgggTTGTGCCGTAtccggtggagaagaagatccCGGTACCGATCGAGAAGCCGGTTCCGTACCCGGTCGAGAAGCACGTTCCGGTCTACCTTCCCCAACCGATCCCCGTCCGGGTGCCGATCGTCAAGACGATCATCCACAAGGTGAAACAGCAGACGGCCAGTGgaccggcaccgccaccgggcagcggcagtggtggtggtggtttctggtga
- the LOC126581275 gene encoding uncharacterized protein LOC126581275, translated as MKLRQCILDIAVILITIHSLVVIALLMDYIMGHAGWSEQLDTQIIMAALSVSFFLICILTSAYLTHRVGNCLWVGPLSDQPSIDTMEHGSDPRTIAPPPSYETVMGHHAPPIAIVQPPSYEKISKLIPHPPPLEEEPPPSYDATIAALDASTHI; from the coding sequence ATGAAGCTGCGACAGTGCATTCTTGATATCGCTGTCATCCTGATAACGATTCACTCGCTGGTCGTCATCGCGCTGCTCATGGACTACATCATGGGCCACGCGGGATGGTCGGAACAGCTGGACACGCAGATCATTATGGCCGCCCTGTCGGTGTCCTTCTTTCTGATCTGCATCCTAACGTCCGCCTACCTGACGCACCGTGTCGGCAACTGTCTGTGGGTCGGTCCGCTGAGCGATCAACCGTCGATCGACACGATGGAGCACGGTTCCGATCcgcgcaccatcgcaccaccaccgtcgtacGAGACCGTCATGGGTCACCATGcaccaccgatcgcgatcgttcagCCACCGTCCTACGAGAAGATCAGCAAACTCATACCTCATCCACCTCCGCTAGAGGAAgaaccgccaccatcgtacGACGCCACGATAGCAGCACTCGATGCGTCAACACATATCTAA
- the LOC126581273 gene encoding UDP-glycosyltransferase UGT5-like, giving the protein MKLRLAPLVAWAIVALVAIGSSSVQGENILFLQTICSKSHHIWNRQIFDRLYENGHNLTILSFEQEASVPGKTFLVMDEFQQKLMAKFADAATTDFSSYEGAFGNIMNVYQYYEVSSALLVEEPAIQRLLDYPRSFRFDLIVHDFTMGQFLLGFVQRFGNPPLVSVSAYNIPSYTQYLADIPLYTTYLPHPASSFGSRMSFTERARNTAYWWFDMLYRQQIFMPRENQRMQRLFEGGDGGGSLTHVKLLERRTELVLVNSDPALDFYQLLPPNVVQVGGLHIKRPEEMSPMMKQFMARANRGVILFSFGTNVQSEMLGPEVNRQLLELFRSMPEYGFIWKHGNADGLIMPPNVLMTPWVPQSAVLASSRTKLLVSHGGLLSLQEAAWNGVPVIGVPFFADQFSNVRRLELSGTGVGIPSTKLNGETLREALEKLLNDPSYRKRAKELSALFRAQPEPPLDRAIFWIEKVIANKGLRYLRSPARSMAPYQVYGLDMLAVLLLIALGYYLIFKRHSKPATSSTSTPGSQQGPTMKRKEE; this is encoded by the exons ATGAAGCTACGGTTGGCACCACTGGTGGCCTGGGCCATCGTGGCCCTGGTGGCGATTGGGTCCAGCAGCGTCCAGGGTGAAAACATTCTCTTCCTGCAGACGATCTGCTCCAAAAGCCACCACATCTGGAACCGGCAGATCTTCGATCGGTTGTACGAGAACGGCCACAACCTGACGATACTGTCGTTCGAGCAGGAAGCGTCCGTACCGGGCAAAACGTTCCTGGTGATGGACGAGTTCCAGCAGAAGCTGATGGCCAAGTTTGCTGACGCCGCGACGACCGATTTCTCCTCGTACGAGGGTGCCTTCGGGAACATCATGAACGTGTACCAGTACTACGAGGTGTCGAGTGCGCTCCTGGTGGAGGAACCGGCCATCCAACGGCTGCTGGACTATCCGCGATCGTTCCGCTTCGATCTGATCGTGCACGACTTTACGATGGGCCAGTTTCTGCTCGGATTCGTGCAGCGATTCGGCAATCCCCCGCTGGTGTCCGTTTCGGCGTACAACATTCCCTCGTACACGCAGTACCTCGCGGACATTCCCCTCTACACCACCTACCTGCCACACCCGGCCTCCAGCTTTGGCTCACGGATGAGCTTCACCGAGCGGGCCCGAAACACCGCGTACTGGTGGTTCGACATGCTGTACCGCCAGCAGATCTTTATGCCACGGGAAAACCAACGGATGCAGCGTCTGTTCGagggcggcgacggcggtggctcGTTGACGCACGTGAAGCTACTCGAGCGGCGCaccgagctggtgctggtgaataGTGATCCGGCGCTCGATTTctaccagctgctgccgccgaaTGTGGTGCAGGTTGGTGGTTTGCACATCAAGCGGCCGGAGGAGATGTCACCG ATGATGAAACAGTTTATGGCGCGCGCCAACCGGGGAGTGATACTGTTCAGCTTCGGTACGAACGTGCAGAGTGAAATGTTGGGACCCGAGGTGAACCGACAACTGTTGGAGCTGTTCCGCAGCATGCCGGAGTACGGGTTCATCTGGAAGCATGGGAATGCGGATGGGTTGATAATGCCACCGAATGTGTTGATGACGCCGTGGGTTCCACAGTCGGCGGTGCTGGCCAGTAGCCGGACCAAGCTGTTGGTCAGCCACGGTGGACTGCTCAGTCTGCAGGAGGCGGCCTGGAATGGTGTGCCCGTCATCGGTGTACCGTTCTTTGCGGATCAGTTCTCGAACGTGCGCCGGCTCGAGCTGTCCGGTACCGGTGTTGGCATTCCGTCTACCAAGCTAAACGGAGAAACGTTGCGCGAAGCGTTGGAAAAGCTGCTAAACGATCCGAG CTACCGGAAGCGTGCCAAGGAGCTGTCGGCTCTGTTCCGTGcgcaaccggaaccaccgctTGATCGGGCCATCTTCTGGATCGAAAAGGTGATCGCCAACAAGGGACTGCGGTATTTGCGTTCGCCGGCGCGCTCGATGGCGCCGTATCAGGTGTACGGGCTAGACATGCTCgccgtactgctgctgatcgcacTCGGCTACTATCTTATCTTTAAGCGTCACTcgaaaccagccaccagcagcaccagcacccccggTAGCCAACAGGGGCCCACAATGAAACGCAAGGAGGAATAA